A DNA window from Hordeum vulgare subsp. vulgare chromosome 1H, MorexV3_pseudomolecules_assembly, whole genome shotgun sequence contains the following coding sequences:
- the LOC123446968 gene encoding dolichyl-diphosphooligosaccharide--protein glycosyltransferase subunit STT3A, giving the protein MAEPVANAAAPAPAPGRLRNAFGGVLCAFTLLLIGVLAFSIRLFSVIKYESVIHEFDPYFNFRVTQFLSKNGIYEFWNWFDDRTWYPLGRVIGGTVYPGLTLTAGSIWWLVNALNIPLSVETVCVFTAPIFSANASWATYLLTKEAKGTGAGLMAAAILAMVPSYISRSVAGSYDNEAVAIFALVFTFYLYVKTLNTGSLFYATLNALSYFYMVCSWGGYTFIINLIPMHVLLCIVTGRYSSRLYIAYAPLVILGTLLAALVPVVGFNAVLTSEHFASFLVFIILHVVAFVYYIKGLLTPRLFKMAMTLVITVGLAVCFAVVAILVALVASSPTKGWSGRSLSLLDPTYASKYIPIIASVSEHQPPTWPSYFMDINVLAFLVPAGIISCFLPLSDASSFMVLYLVTAVYFSGVMVRLMLVLAPAACILSGIALSSAFDVLTRSMKFQLSKLFDDGPAISGNGSPNGSSASTVSTSSSKNEKTEKSEAAPKEKPSKKNRKKDKELTESVSVKPKKEKRLSVLPLEASIMGTLLLVALGGFYVVHCVWAAAEAYSAPSIVLTSRSREGLHVFDDFREAYAWLSHNTDVDDKVASWWDYGYQTTAMANRTVIVDNNTWNNTHIATVGTAMSSPEKAAWEIFDSLDVKYVLVVFGGLVGYPSDDINKFLWMVRIGGGEFPHIKEPDYLRDGQYRVDAQATPTMLNCLMYKLCYYRFVETDGKGFDRVRGYEIGKKHFKLTHFEEVFTTHHWMVRIYKLKPQKNRIRGKLKKLKSSAKTSSTLAAGRKKNPWQ; this is encoded by the exons ATGGCGGAGCCCGTGGCCAACGCGGCGGCGCCCGCCCCCGCGCCCGGCCGCCTCCGCAACGCCTTCGGCGGCGTGCTCTGCGCCTTCACCCTCCTCCTCATCGGCGTCCTCGCCTTCTCGATCCGCCTCTTCTCC GTGATCAAGTACGAGAGCGTGATCCACGAGTTCGACCCCTACTTCAACTTCCGCGTCACCCAG TTTTTGTCGAAGAATGGAATCTATGAGTTCTGGAACTGGTTTGATGATAGGACATG GTACCCCCTTGGTCGTGTGATTGGTGGCACTGTGTATCCTGGGTTGACATTGACAGCTGGAAGCATCTGGTG GTTGGTAAATGCTCTTAACATCCCATTGTCGGTGGAGACTGTCTGCGTGTTCACTGCTCCAATTTTCTCAGCAAACGCTTCCTGGGCTACTTACCTCTTGACAAAG GAAGCAAAGGGCACTGGAGCTGGATTGATGGCAGCAGCCATTCTGGCAATG GTCCCTTCGTACATCTCAAGATCAGTTGCTGGCAGCTATGATAATGAAGCTGTGGCAATATTTGCCTTGGTATTCACATTTTATCTGTATGTAAAG ACACTGAACACAGGATCACTCTTTTATGCAACGCTCAATGCGCTCTCATATTTCTACATG GTCTGTTCTTGGGGAGGCTACACATTCATCATAAACCTGATTCCGATGCATGTGCTCCTTTGCATTGTAACCGGTCGTTATTCTTCACGACTTTACATTGCATATGCTCCCCTT GTTATACTGGGAACACTTCTGGCAGCTTTGGTACCTGTCGTTGGTTTTAATGCTGTATTGACATCTGAGCACTTTGCATCATTTCTG GTGTTTATAATCCTTCATGTGGTTGCTTTTGTGTATTACATCAAAGGACTGTTGACTCCCAGACTGTTCAAAATGGCCATGACTCTTGTTATAACTGTTGGCTT GGCTGTTTGTTTTGCAGTGGTAGCTATACTCGTAGCGTTGGTGGCATCTAGCCCAACAAAAGGCTGGAGCGGGCGCAGTTTGAGTCTACTGGACCC AACCTATGCTAGCAAGTATATTCCCATCATTGCCAGTGTCAGTGAACATCAACCCCCTACCTGGCCCTCTTATTTTATGGACATCAATGTTTTGGCCTTCTTGGTTCCTGCTGGAATAATT TCATGCTTCTTGCCTTTGTCCGATGCAAGTTCATTCATGGTCTTGTACTTGGTCACTGCCGTATATTTTTCTGGAGTGATG GTTCGGCTTATGCTTGTCCTTGCTCCTGCTGCGTGCATTCTATCTGGGATTGCTCTCTCCTCAGCCTTCGATGTCCTCACACGATCTATGAAATTTCAGCTATCAAAACTATTTGATGATGGCCCTGCTATT TCAGGGAATGGTAGCCCAAATGGTTCTAGCGCTAGCACGGTTAGTACAAGTTCATCCAAAAATGAGAAGACTGAAAAATCTGAAGCAGCTCCAAAGGAAAAACCATCAAAGAAGAACCGGAAGAAGGACAAAGAACTGACAGAAAGTGTTTCTGTCAAGCCTAAAAAGGAAAAGAGACTTTCGGTACTGCCTTTGGAAGCATCTATTATGGGCACTCTTTTGCTGGTCGCGTTAGGTGGTTTCTATGTG GTCCATTGTGTTTGGGCTGCAGCTGAAGCGTACTCTGCTCCTTCAATTGTGTTGACATCTCGTTCACGTGAGGGATTGCATGTTTTTGATGATTTCCGTGAAGCTTATGCATGGCTTAGCCATAACACAGATGTAGATGACAAG GTTGCATCCTGGTGGGACTATGGTTATCAAACAACTGCTATGGCTAACAGGACTGTGATTGTAGACAACAATACCTGGAACAACACTCACATTGCAACAGTTGGTACAGCGATGTCATCCCCAGAGAAGGCAGCATGGGAGATCTTTGATTCTTTAGATGTTAAATATGTGCTTGTTGTGTTTGGAG GGCTGGTTGGCTACCCTAGTGATGATATTAACAAGTTCCTTTGGATGGTTCGCATAGGAGGTGGTGAATTTCCTCACATCAAGGAGCCAGATTATCTT AGAGATGGCCAGTACCGTGTTGATGCTCAAGCAACTCCAACTATGTTGAATTGCCTCATGTACAAGCTTTGCTACTACAG GTTTGTTgagactgatggcaaaggttttgatAGAGTAAGAGGATATGAAATAGGAAAGAAGCATTTCAAGCTAACACATTTTGAGGAG GTTTTCACAACCCATCACTGGATGGTCCGGATTTATAAACTGAAACCTCAAAAGAACAGGATTCGGGGCAAGCTGAAGAAGTTGAAATCT AGTGCCAAAACTAGTTCGACGCTTGCAGCGGGGCGGAAGAAGAACCCATGGCAATGA